The following proteins are encoded in a genomic region of Liolophura sinensis isolate JHLJ2023 chromosome 7, CUHK_Ljap_v2, whole genome shotgun sequence:
- the LOC135469584 gene encoding target of EGR1 protein 1-like isoform X2: MRVPVIDVNSENLTEVWPSLVLAVKSATFVALDTELSGLGDRKWLNAKCVEERYKAISHIANTRAIVSLGISAYKFLPSTQEGNCMKGDKPCTNREKLQCDFAMKYMVQTFNISVLCQQDYVVEAEALRFLVDHGFDFNKQYSQGIPYDKGEDMTKLSLDKPGIRSLFAHIILSQVPVVFHNAFVDLGFLYENLYATLPASLGTFVSDISEIFEAGVYDTKYISEFVAHFPASYLDYVFHKSLRENSADGGCPHVELTFPKYPAQQTSVTYRSCTAPDPSRPLPHPEILKVMRGLVCDNFASHGWCIKRRECTKSHDIDLILDCEDVVTKKRRRYRKRKHHCEEDQSTKGAQCLPDTPHSSTEVMNSTVECRDDQRNGAEAGSLCKQKKMSPEDRTFGLNGANADQSEESKEPESREILQTISEKIAGVEDLSKPQAIYTNGNKGHRAGFDAFMTGFAMATFVARYGSALSSGHKNKVSLSDWGLEELVNKVCLSGKSIPMIVTKSSYCKTSKQHTEKLEILRSLPL; the protein is encoded by the exons ATGTGTGGAGGAGAGGTACAAAGCTATCAGTCACATAGCAAACACCAGAGCCATTGTTTCCTTGGGAATATCGGCTTACAAGTTTTTACCTTCTACACAAGAGGGCAACTGCATGAAGGGAGACAAACCTTGCACTAACAGAGAAAAGCTTCAGTGTGACTTTGCGATGAAGTATATGGTTCAGACATTTAACATATCTGTATTGTGTCAGCAAGACTATGTGGTGGAGGCAGAAGCCCTGAGATTCCTGGTGGACCATGGATTTGACTTCAACAAACAATATTCTCAAGGAATCCCATATGATAAGGGTGAGGATATG ACTAAATTAAGCTTGGATAAGCCTGGAATACGAAGTCTCTTTGCTCATATCATCCTCAGTCAAGTTCCTGTGGTGTTCCACAATGCTTTCGTTGACCTTGGCTTTCTCTATGAGAATCTCTATGCCACACTTCCAGCCTCACTTGGTACATTTGTCTCGGACATTTCTGAGATATTTGAAGCAGGAGTTTATGACACAAAGTACATTTCCGAGTTTGTCGCTCATTTTCCGGCTTCCTACCTAGATTACGTTTTCCACAAGAG TTTGAGAGAAAATTCAGCAGATGGAGGTTGCCCTCATGTGGAACTGACTTTTCCCAAGTATCCAGCTCAACAGACCTCTGTCACCTACAGAAGCTGTACTGCCCCTGACCCCAGCCGACCTCTGCCCCATCCAGAGATTCTCAAGGTCATGAGGGGACTGGTCTGTGACAACTTTGCT TCACATGGATGGTGTATCAAGAGACGAGAGTGCACCAAATCTCATGACATAGACCTGATCCTGGACTGCGAAGATGTGGTGACCAAGAAGAGACGCAGATATCGCAAACGTAAGCATCATTGCGAAGAAGACCAGAGCACCAAAGGGGCACAGTGTCTTCCAGACACTCCACATAGCAGTACAGAGGTTATGAACAGCACAGTGGAGTGTAGGGATGATCAGAGGAATGGTGCAGAAGCTGGTTccctatgtaaacagaaaaaaatgtccccTGAGGACAGAACTTTTGGCTTGAATGGTGCAAATGCAGATCAGAGTGAGGAGAGCAAAGAGCCTGAAAGCAGGGAGATATTGCAGACAATCAGTGAAAAAATAGCAGGAGTCGAAGATCTGTCCAAACCACAGGCAATTTACACAAACGGTAACAAAGGTCATCGAGCTGGCTTTGATGCCTTTATGACTGGGTTTGCCATGGCCACTTTTGTCGCGCGATATGGTAGTGCTCTTTCCTCAGGTCACAAGAATAAGGTATCATTATCAGACTGGGGATTGGAAGAGTTGGTTAACAAAGTCTGCCTCAGTGGAAAGAGTATCCCCATGATTGTCACAAAGAGTAGTTACTGTAAAACATCCAAACAGCACACAGAGAAGTTGGAAATCTTACGCTCGTTGCCATTATAG
- the LOC135469584 gene encoding target of EGR1 protein 1-like isoform X1 yields the protein MRQFTMRVPVIDVNSENLTEVWPSLVLAVKSATFVALDTELSGLGDRKWLNAKCVEERYKAISHIANTRAIVSLGISAYKFLPSTQEGNCMKGDKPCTNREKLQCDFAMKYMVQTFNISVLCQQDYVVEAEALRFLVDHGFDFNKQYSQGIPYDKGEDMTKLSLDKPGIRSLFAHIILSQVPVVFHNAFVDLGFLYENLYATLPASLGTFVSDISEIFEAGVYDTKYISEFVAHFPASYLDYVFHKSLRENSADGGCPHVELTFPKYPAQQTSVTYRSCTAPDPSRPLPHPEILKVMRGLVCDNFASHGWCIKRRECTKSHDIDLILDCEDVVTKKRRRYRKRKHHCEEDQSTKGAQCLPDTPHSSTEVMNSTVECRDDQRNGAEAGSLCKQKKMSPEDRTFGLNGANADQSEESKEPESREILQTISEKIAGVEDLSKPQAIYTNGNKGHRAGFDAFMTGFAMATFVARYGSALSSGHKNKVSLSDWGLEELVNKVCLSGKSIPMIVTKSSYCKTSKQHTEKLEILRSLPL from the exons ATGTGTGGAGGAGAGGTACAAAGCTATCAGTCACATAGCAAACACCAGAGCCATTGTTTCCTTGGGAATATCGGCTTACAAGTTTTTACCTTCTACACAAGAGGGCAACTGCATGAAGGGAGACAAACCTTGCACTAACAGAGAAAAGCTTCAGTGTGACTTTGCGATGAAGTATATGGTTCAGACATTTAACATATCTGTATTGTGTCAGCAAGACTATGTGGTGGAGGCAGAAGCCCTGAGATTCCTGGTGGACCATGGATTTGACTTCAACAAACAATATTCTCAAGGAATCCCATATGATAAGGGTGAGGATATG ACTAAATTAAGCTTGGATAAGCCTGGAATACGAAGTCTCTTTGCTCATATCATCCTCAGTCAAGTTCCTGTGGTGTTCCACAATGCTTTCGTTGACCTTGGCTTTCTCTATGAGAATCTCTATGCCACACTTCCAGCCTCACTTGGTACATTTGTCTCGGACATTTCTGAGATATTTGAAGCAGGAGTTTATGACACAAAGTACATTTCCGAGTTTGTCGCTCATTTTCCGGCTTCCTACCTAGATTACGTTTTCCACAAGAG TTTGAGAGAAAATTCAGCAGATGGAGGTTGCCCTCATGTGGAACTGACTTTTCCCAAGTATCCAGCTCAACAGACCTCTGTCACCTACAGAAGCTGTACTGCCCCTGACCCCAGCCGACCTCTGCCCCATCCAGAGATTCTCAAGGTCATGAGGGGACTGGTCTGTGACAACTTTGCT TCACATGGATGGTGTATCAAGAGACGAGAGTGCACCAAATCTCATGACATAGACCTGATCCTGGACTGCGAAGATGTGGTGACCAAGAAGAGACGCAGATATCGCAAACGTAAGCATCATTGCGAAGAAGACCAGAGCACCAAAGGGGCACAGTGTCTTCCAGACACTCCACATAGCAGTACAGAGGTTATGAACAGCACAGTGGAGTGTAGGGATGATCAGAGGAATGGTGCAGAAGCTGGTTccctatgtaaacagaaaaaaatgtccccTGAGGACAGAACTTTTGGCTTGAATGGTGCAAATGCAGATCAGAGTGAGGAGAGCAAAGAGCCTGAAAGCAGGGAGATATTGCAGACAATCAGTGAAAAAATAGCAGGAGTCGAAGATCTGTCCAAACCACAGGCAATTTACACAAACGGTAACAAAGGTCATCGAGCTGGCTTTGATGCCTTTATGACTGGGTTTGCCATGGCCACTTTTGTCGCGCGATATGGTAGTGCTCTTTCCTCAGGTCACAAGAATAAGGTATCATTATCAGACTGGGGATTGGAAGAGTTGGTTAACAAAGTCTGCCTCAGTGGAAAGAGTATCCCCATGATTGTCACAAAGAGTAGTTACTGTAAAACATCCAAACAGCACACAGAGAAGTTGGAAATCTTACGCTCGTTGCCATTATAG